A region from the Mya arenaria isolate MELC-2E11 chromosome 2, ASM2691426v1 genome encodes:
- the LOC128212202 gene encoding uncharacterized protein DDB_G0271670-like has translation MSGAMMKHSVIFITCAAIIGFGVTSAQSQDPTDPPTITTIQPTPAKPATTAGNGTDNSTSTASPAPTAQDTSTSTCSAGECGTLQTGVSTSIVMSSIKSSSTSSSANLTSSVIVNKSTTSIVNTAILKPSSSVLSTSESLSQSSAVSSSTITTTSVIVSTTGVSLNSNSSIALTASSSIQITSVVSSMAETTSLSSTVTQKTSVSKADNTSSTIVLTTSTLFNTTTVSSVPISSSASTSKIQPTSSSSATMAPSRPPTTSVPEEPTTSQTPGEARPMPAHSGMSGAGKAALGVFITAAIVLFIIGAMYLRRNRCFRNRGTTTSSSIAYKSWKFTDDHDAYGSVSIDH, from the exons ATGAGCGGAGCCATGATGAAACATTCTGTGATATTTATAACCTGTGCCGCAATTATTG GGTTTGGTGTGACAAGCGCCCAATCGCAAGACCCCACGGACCCACCCACCATCACCACGATTCAGCCCACCCCTGCCAAGCCCGCCACCACGGCCGGTAATGGGACCGATAATTCCACCAGCACCGCATCACCTGCTCCCACTGCACAGGACACGTCAACTTCCACGTGCTCGGCGGGTGAATGTGGAACATTACAGACCGGCGTGTCAACAAGCATCGTTATGTCGTCGATTAAGAGCTCGTCGACAAGTTCGAGCGCTAATTTGACGTCATCAGTAATTGTAAATAAATCGACGACATCTATTGTTAACACTGCTATATTAAAGCCAAGTTCATCGGTGTTGTCAACGTCAGAATCTCTATCGCAGTCTTCCGCTGTGAGCTCGTCAACAATCACTACTACGTCTGTAATTGTATCAACAACAGGAGTatctttaaattcaaattcCAGTATAGCTTTGACGGCGTCGTCGAGCATTCAGATCACAAGTGTGGTCAGTTCTATGGCCGAAACCACTAGTTTGAGTTCCACCGTTACACAGAAAACGTCTGTTTCAAAAGCGGACAATACTTCGTCCACAATTGTATTAACGACGTCCACCTTATTTAATACAACCACCGTTAGTTCAGTACCAATTTCCAGCAGTGCATCGACATCCAAAATACAGCCAACCTCCAGCTCCAGCGCCACTATGGCGCCGAGCCGTCCTCCGACGACCTCTGTTCCGGAAGAACCGACGACTTCTCAGACGCCTGGTGAGGCGCGGCCTATGCCAGCACACTCAGGGATGTCCGGGGCGGGCAAGGCTGCCCTTGGCGTCTTCATTACCGCCGCTATTGTGTTGTTCATAATTGGCGCCATGTACCTCAGAAGGAA CCGGTGTTTCCGGAACCGCGGGACCACGACGTCCTCGTCTATTGCCTACAAGTCCTGGAAGTTCACGGACGACCACGACGCCTATGGG TCTGTCTC